A single window of Microbacterium oryzae DNA harbors:
- the sufD gene encoding Fe-S cluster assembly protein SufD: protein MTTSTKAPETTAQDSHAHLDPAAALRDDAVVPVQTRSERLRSYDPAEFGTPSGREVNWKHTPIDRVAPLFAVAEANDGVTVTVAAGEQYIAAPLAIDAAPRGEFFVPEDLPAAVAWQGAREALHIRVPREEEVADPILVNIDGQGAERRADAHIVIEALEHAKATVVLRHTGSAQYAQNVEILVRDGAQLTVVTIQQWDDTAVHASAHQARVDRDATLRHVVVSFGGGVVRVNPNVELAGAGANGEVYGLAFADDGQHLESQVYLFHKGPETVGDVLYKGALQGITARSVWIGDVLIGADATGTDSYEANRNLLLTNGARADSIPNLEIQTGDIKGAGHASATGRFDDEQLFYLQARGIGEAEARRLVVLGFLNEIAQKIDVPGLQDELVALIEQELAEGAAA, encoded by the coding sequence ATGACGACCTCGACCAAGGCGCCGGAGACGACGGCGCAGGATTCGCACGCTCACCTGGACCCGGCCGCCGCGCTCCGCGACGACGCCGTGGTGCCGGTGCAGACCCGCTCGGAGCGCCTGCGCTCGTACGACCCGGCGGAGTTCGGCACCCCCAGTGGCCGCGAGGTCAACTGGAAGCACACGCCCATCGACCGCGTCGCGCCGCTGTTCGCGGTCGCCGAGGCGAATGACGGCGTCACCGTGACGGTCGCCGCGGGCGAGCAGTACATCGCCGCGCCGCTCGCGATCGACGCAGCGCCCCGGGGCGAGTTCTTCGTCCCCGAGGATCTGCCGGCCGCGGTGGCGTGGCAGGGGGCCCGCGAGGCGCTCCACATCCGCGTGCCGCGCGAGGAGGAGGTCGCCGACCCGATCCTCGTGAACATCGACGGCCAGGGCGCCGAGCGTCGCGCCGACGCGCACATCGTCATCGAGGCGCTCGAGCACGCGAAGGCGACCGTCGTGCTGCGGCACACGGGCTCCGCCCAGTACGCGCAGAACGTCGAGATCCTCGTCCGCGACGGCGCGCAGCTGACCGTGGTGACCATCCAGCAGTGGGATGACACCGCCGTCCACGCGTCGGCGCACCAGGCGCGCGTCGACCGCGACGCGACACTCCGTCACGTCGTGGTGAGCTTCGGCGGCGGCGTCGTGCGGGTCAACCCGAACGTCGAGCTCGCCGGCGCCGGCGCGAACGGCGAGGTCTACGGACTCGCCTTCGCCGACGACGGCCAGCACCTCGAGAGCCAGGTGTACCTCTTCCACAAGGGTCCCGAGACCGTCGGCGACGTCCTGTACAAGGGCGCGCTGCAGGGGATCACCGCCCGCTCGGTGTGGATCGGCGACGTGCTCATCGGCGCCGACGCCACCGGCACCGACTCGTACGAGGCGAACCGCAACCTCCTCCTCACGAACGGCGCACGCGCGGACTCGATCCCGAACCTCGAGATCCAGACCGGCGACATCAAGGGCGCCGGCCACGCGTCGGCGACCGGGCGCTTCGACGACGAGCAGCTGTTCTACCTGCAGGCGCGCGGCATCGGCGAGGCCGAGGCGCGTCGCCTGGTCGTGCTCGGGTTCCTCAACGAGATCGCGCAGAAGATCGACGTGCCCGGGCTCCAGGACGAGCTCGTCGCGCTGATCGAGCAGGAGCTCGCCGAGGGAGCCGCGGCGTGA